TAATAGTTTGTCTTGgatttcttttcattattcTATAtcgtataattaaaaatatagcgaccacaatgaaaataaaagcacaTATAATGAGACTGTAGACAAGAACGGAAAGTGGTGAcgagaaatttgtatttttatccaTAATTATTTGGTGTTTAATCTCTTTCAAGTACAATTTAGTTTTTTCCGTGAACTGAACCGTTCACTAAACTTTGTATTCAATTATGAGttctgcaaaataaatgaataataatttacatcgaataaatgaaaagagctctctctctctctctctctctcttttctctctctctctctctctcttctctctctctctctctctctctctctaattCTTTAAGCTTTCAAGTCTTAAGCTTTCATATAAAGCAAGAAGAGAGTGAACTTTAAGTGTAGCTTGaaagttaaattaataaacagtatgcGATAGCGAAATTTTTGAtactaatattaaaatttctatttttgggTGAATTACACAATGATGAATAATCTACATTTGTTAAAGAACTTTCGTGGATTTTTTAAATCTTGTGTATTTTTTAGCTGTGCCTCAGGGTCAAGGCACGCAATCTAACCAAGCAAagtaaaattgttaattgtgACTCTTATTATGTTTATAGTCAATCTGACTATCTTGATGAGTTTGAATTAAACATGAAACGATAATAAGATTTAgaataacataattaatttatttaatttaatatcaataatttattaaatacaaacgTTGCCTTTCTTTaaaccaatttaattttttcccatagaattattatttatgttctcattcatttcatattctGCATACGAGGCGAAAGAAGTATGCCATGATCGTGTATCGGGAACTTCCGCTGGGTTTTCCTTTCGCACACAAATGACTATCATTGCAATTACTGTGACTATCGTGAATATCACcgaacaaatcaaaaaactgTAGATTATAATATGCGTTTCAGTGAATGCAGTGAAAGAGTCCTCGAGACAACTAGCTAAAGTACCAGACTTATTCGTGATTGGACTATATCCCGGGTTACACTTGCAATCATCTGGAGAGACGCAGACCGAGTTCTCGGGGCACTCCGCATTGCAAACAGGTTTGCAATGCTTCAATTTTGTAGGGTCATCATCACTCATTTCATCGATCTCATAACCGCGAACGCacttacatttttttggcGAGGCGCAGAAACTATTAGCGGGGCAACTCGGTTCGCAAATAGGTTCGCAGCTCTGAAGACTTTCGACTTTTTGGTAGCCATCAGGACATATGCAAGTAGTATCATTAACCATTTGACTGTTTGACGGACATACTAATAAGTTACAAGTCATATTCGTATCAGGTCCATTCTTAACGTATCCTTTATCGCACTCACATTTCTTTGGCGAGGCGCAGAAACTATTAGCGGGGCAACTCGGTTCACAAATAGGTTCGCAGCTCTGAAGAATCGCATTCCTTTCGACTTTTTGGTAGCCATCACGACATATGCAAGTAGTATCATTAACCATTTGACTGTTTGACGGACATACTAATAAGTTACAAGTCATATTCGTATCAGGTCCATTCTTAACGTATCCTTTATCGCACTCACATTTATTTGGCGAGGCGCAGAAGCTATGAGCGGGGCAACTCGGTTCACAAATAGGTTCGCAGCTCTGAAGAATCGCATTCATTTCGACTATATCTCCTTTGTAGCCATCAAAACATTTGCAAGTAGTATCATTAACAATTTGACTGTTTAGCGGACATACTATTGGGTTACAAGTCATATTCGTATCAGGTCCATTCTTAACGTATCCTTTATCGCACTTACAGATTTCAGGTTCTACGCATTTACTGTGCTCAGGACACTTATCATAACAATTTGGCTTACAATCTGGCACACGTCCAATGCATTCCTCACGACAAACAGGTATCGGGATATTATCAGATtcctaaaaaacaaaataataaagtattacGATGTcccgtttttttgttttttttttttccttacGGAATTTGCGTATTTAATGCAATTGTACTCCTCAGCCAAAACCAAGCCAGATGCAAACAGTACAATAAGGAAAAGATTAAGATACCCCAACATCGTTGTTCTGTTACAATCAAGAGCAAAAATACACAACTTGAGCCTGTGCTAAGCAACAATATACTAAGTTACTGCCATGTCGATTAAATTGCCATTGCTGGTATTGTGCAAATAATTCCTGACTCACACATGAGCCAACAATGAGAGAACTCTCTCTCAACATTTTTTTACTGCTtcccatagagtagaagggcaTTATAACTTTGAACCTGaaagaaatgcatttaaaaggcaaaagaaGTCACCTCCGatataaagtgtatatattcttgagcagcgtcaacaaccgagacgataTGGCCATATTcgcctgtccgtctgtccgtatacAACACCGTTTGAAATCCTCAGAGACTTTAATTCTCTCGAGAgcacttgttttgtttgcaggCAAATCAATTTCTTATCAAATTTCCCACTTCAGCCCCTGTAATTCGAAAAAAATCAAGTgacaacaataattttaaagctagatcaaataaaaattctttgcgatcagataaaaattgtagaacaAAAATGTTCTATTagatcaatataccaaataaagccttctgtatatttgagtattttgcggtatatttttagtatacttGTAGAATATGGAGCTTTTGAAGATCGGTAGCGGGTAACTCATAGTCGAGCTATAAAAGCTATTTGCAACACTTGCTTTTCTAATTTAACTTCCAATGATTAACTAAGCTTTGTTATTGGACCGCTAATATTGTATAACT
This window of the Drosophila albomicans strain 15112-1751.03 chromosome 2L, ASM965048v2, whole genome shotgun sequence genome carries:
- the LOC117564421 gene encoding von Willebrand factor D and EGF domain-containing protein-like, which encodes MLGYLNLFLIVLFASGLVLAEEYNCIKYANSESDNIPIPVCREECIGRVPDCKPNCYDKCPEHSKCVEPEICKCDKGYVKNGPDTNMTCNPIVCPLNSQIVNDTTCKCFDGYKGDIVEMNAILQSCEPICEPSCPAHSFCASPNKCECDKGYVKNGPDTNMTCNLLVCPSNSQMVNDTTCICRDGYQKVERNAILQSCEPICEPSCPANSFCASPKKFKWLMILLAYVLMATKKSKVFRAANLFANRVAPLIVSAPRQKNVSAFAVMRSMK